The following are encoded together in the Montipora capricornis isolate CH-2021 chromosome 5, ASM3666992v2, whole genome shotgun sequence genome:
- the LOC138048587 gene encoding LOW QUALITY PROTEIN: uncharacterized protein (The sequence of the model RefSeq protein was modified relative to this genomic sequence to represent the inferred CDS: inserted 2 bases in 1 codon; substituted 1 base at 1 genomic stop codon) — protein MFLIYVNDIPDIITSTDKLFADDTKIYRQINNVEDSIALQIDLTTLDLWADCWQVKXDMRXMRISHNNDKRSIRYNISETVLQNVSNYKDLGVIMASDLKWSKHVEQIVHKANRVLGLLKRTVGGKNKDIFSILYKTLVRPILEYACPVWSPHLVKDIHDIENDQRRASRIALNQRRQEMAYDKRSKILKWNSLVKRRDFVSLVECYKIVFNLNGLKFNDYFELCRNTKSRPNHPYMLQTKLAKLNCYKNSFFVRIIKPYNDLPINVFNFRDSPNVSKFKYIKRCHFLTYRSLVSAIPSEWKKMFVQK, from the exons ATGTTCCTTATTTACGTGAACGACATACCGGACATTATCACGTCTACTGAcaaattatttgctgatgacaccaaaATCTATCGACAGATAAATAACGTGGAAGATTCTATTGCTTTGCAGATAGATCTGACCACCCTCGACCTATGGGCGGATTGTTGGCAGGTGAAATGAGACATGAG CATGAGAATTTCACATAACAACGACAAAAGATCCATACGGTACAATATATCGGAAACCGTGTTACAAAATGTATCTAATTATAAAGATCTTGGAGTTATTATGGCGAGTGACCTGAAATGGTCAAAACATGTTGAACAAATAGTCCATAAAGCAAACAGGGTACTTGGCTTACTTAAGCGCACAGTAGGCGGcaaaaataaagatattttctcaattttgtaTAAAACCTTGGTTCGTCCAATCTTGGAATACGCTTGCCCGGTGTGGTCACCACACTTAGTCAAAGACATCCATGATATCGAGAATGATCAAAGAAGAGCTTCTCGAATAGCCTTAAACCAAAGAAGACAAGAGATGGCGTACGATAAGAGGTCTAAAATTCTTAAATGGAACTCTTTAGTAAAAAGGAGGGATTTTGTTTCCCTGGTGGAATGCTATAAGATAGTATTCAATCTGAATGGATTAAAATTCAATGACTATTTTGAATTGTGCAGGAACACTAAGTCCAGACCAAACCATCCATATATGTTACAAACTAAACTCGCAAAATTGAATTGTTATAAAAATTCTTTCTTCGTCAGAATTATCAAACCTTATAACGATCTTCCTATTAATGTATTCAATTTTCGCGATAGCCCTAACGTTAGTAAgtttaaatatataaaaagatGTCATTTTTTAACCTACCGCAGCCTTGTATCGGCCATACCAAGTGaatggaaaaaaatgtttgttcaaAAATGA